The following coding sequences are from one Capsicum annuum cultivar UCD-10X-F1 chromosome 3, UCD10Xv1.1, whole genome shotgun sequence window:
- the LOC107862666 gene encoding ubiquitin-like modifier-activating enzyme 5: MEAELKELVNDLHSLKKSISNPSHLALIDKMHLHAENIATLEKSGTTRRSKVKDMSAEVIDSNPYSRLMALQRMGIVNNYERIREFSVAIVGIGGVGSVAAEMLTRCGIGRLLLYDYDKVELANMNRLFFRPEQVGMTKTDAAVQTLSEINPDVVLESYTLNITTVEGFDTFMSSLTNKSFQPAKSGSGVDLVLSCVDNYEARMVVNQACNELNQTWMESGVSEDAVSGHIQLLIPGETACFACVPPLVVASGIDERTLKREGVCAASLPTTMGVVAGLLVQNTLKYLLKFGQVSRYLGYNALKDYFPTMEMKPNSQCSNAACLERQKEYILAKPTRDAAAKAKADKEVLSAAQNPVHADNEWNISVVDDEEVAGASGGNSGVLPEGIVHELPVADEYPKPPVTETVGPADDLEELRRQLEALNAD; encoded by the exons ATGGAGGCGGAACTCAAAGAATTGGTGAATGATCTTCATTCTCTCAAGAAATCAATCTCAAATCCTTCCCATCTTGCCCTAATCGACAAG ATGCATTTGCATGCTGAAAACATCGCTACTCTTGAGAAGTCAGGAACTACTCGCCGTTCAAAAGTCAAG GACATGAGTGCTGAAGTTATTGATAGCAATCCCTATAGCAGGCTTATGGCACTCCAGAGGATGGGTATTGTGAATAATTATGAAAGAATACGAGAATTCTCAGTTGCCATAGTT GGCATAGGTGGTGTTGGCAGTGTTGCGGCTGAGATGCTGACAAGGTGTGGCATAGGTCGTCTTTTGTTGTATGATTATGACAAAGTGGAGTTAGCTAATATGAATAGGCTATTTTTTCGCCCAGAGCAG GTTGGTATGACGAAGACAGATGCTGCTGTACAAACTCTTTCAGAGATAAATCCTGATGTTGTGCTTGAG AGCTACACATTGAATATCACAACAGTGGAAGGTTTTGACACATTTATGTCAAGTCTTACAAATAAATCATTCCAGCCAGCTAAGAGTGGTAGTGGGGTTGACCTCGTCTTGAGCTGTGTAGATAATTATGAAGCAAGGATGGTGGTAAATCAG GCCTGCAATGAATTAAACCAGACATGGATGGAATCAG GTGTATCTGAAGATGCTGTGTCAGGTCACATACAATTGCTGATTCCTGGTGAAACTGCCTGCTTTGCATGTGTGCCTCCTTTG GTTGTAGCCTCTGGAATTGATGAACGGACCCTAAAGCGTGAAGGGGTTTGTGCTGCATCTCTACCTACTACAATG GGAGTTGTTGCTGGACTTTTAGTTCAGAACACCTTGAAATACTTGTTGAAGTTCGGACAGGTGTCGCGATATCTG GGTTACAATGCCCTCAAAGATTATTTTCCAACAATGGAGATGAAGCCAAACTCACAATGTTCAAACGCTGCTTGTTTGGAACGACAG AAGGAATACATCCTTGCAAAGCCTACCAGGGATGCTGCTGCTAAAGCAAAGGCAGACAAGGAAGTTTTATCAGCAGCACAAAACCCTGTTCATGCAGATAACGAGTGGAACATAAG TGTTGTTGATGACGAGGAGGTGGCTGGTGCCAGTGGGGGAAATTCAG GTGTCCTTCCTGAAGGTATTGTTCATGAGCTGCCAGTAGCTGATGAATACCCAAAACCACCTGTCACAGAGACTGTTGGTCCTGCAGATGACCTTGAAGAGCTCAGAAGGCAACTTGAGGCCCTTAACGCCGATTAG
- the LOC107862663 gene encoding pre-mRNA cleavage factor Im 25 kDa subunit 1 isoform X1, whose translation MGPTCSFSFFSLSVPSGTATSSVFSPPLITTNSKLKITNSALPTTPLVYRSYILSRFCSVSVKGTMADDHSSSMAGRNVDAAHSTNVLDIYPLNHYYFASKEALPFKEETLTQRIERLKLNYNTHGLRTCVQAVLLVELSKHPHLLLLQVRNSMLKLPGGRVRPGESEIECLRRKLSSNLSAREDDSWEVGECLGMWWRPNFETVIYPFMPPDIKWPKECTKVFLVRLPESRKFIVPKNLKLLAVPLCEVHDNFKTYGRIIAGVPQLLSKFSYNTPDTD comes from the exons atgGGACCGACTtgttccttttcctttttctccCTTTCAGTCCCCTCTGGAACAGCCACGTCCTCTGTTTTTTCTCCTCCTTTAATTACTACTAATAGTAAGTTGAAAATTACCAACTCTGCTCTTCCCACAACTCCCCTTGTTTATCGCTCTTACATTTTGTCTCGATTCTGTTCCGTCTCAGTCAAAGGCACTATGGCTGATGATCATAGCTCGTCAATGGCTGGTAGAAATGTTGATGCAGCTCACAGTACTAACGTCTTGGATATTTACCCTCTCAATCATTACTATTTTGCTTCAAAAGAGGCACTTCCCTTCAAGGAAGAGACCTTGACTCAGCGCATCGAACGTCTGAAATTGAA CTACAATACTCATGGACTTAGGACCTGTGTACAAGCTGTGCTTTTG GTTGAGTTGTCCAAACATCCACATTTATTATTATTGCAAGTACGGAATTCCATGTTAAAGCTTCCAGGTGGTCGTGTTAGGCCTGGTGAATCAG AAATTGAATGTCTAAGACGTAAGCTATCAAGTAACCTATCCGCGAGAGAAGATGACAGTTGGGAG GTAGGTGAATGCCTTGGGATGTGGTGGAGACCTAACTTTGAAACAGTGATTTACCCGTTTATGCCGCCTGATATAAAATGGCCAAAG GAGTGCACAAAAGTCTTTCTAGTGAGGTTGCCGGAAAGTCGCAAATTCATTGTACCAAAGAACCTCAAGCTTCTTGCTGTTCCATTGTGTGAAGTTCATGATAATTTCAAG ACATATGGGCGAATAATAGCTGGAGTTCCACAATTGTTGTCGAAGTTCTCCTACAACACACCTGATACTGACTGA
- the LOC107862665 gene encoding stress-associated endoplasmic reticulum protein 2, with the protein MTTSRRLADRKIERFEKNITKRGAVPETTPRKGSQYPVGPILLGFFVFVVIGSSLFQIIRTATSGGMA; encoded by the exons ATG ACTACATCAAGGCGTCTCGCTGATAGGAAGATCGAGAGGTTTGAGAAAAACATTACCAAGCGAGGAGCTGTTCCTGAAACTACCCCTAGGAAGGGAAGCCAATATCCTGTTGGCCCCATCTTGCTTGGCTTCTTTGTCTTTGTTGTCATTGGCTCAT CTTTGTTCCAGATAATAAGGACAGCAACCAGCGGGGGTATGGCTTAA
- the LOC107862663 gene encoding pre-mRNA cleavage factor Im 25 kDa subunit 1 isoform X2, with the protein MGPTCSFSFFSLSVPSGTATSSVFSPPLITTNIKGTMADDHSSSMAGRNVDAAHSTNVLDIYPLNHYYFASKEALPFKEETLTQRIERLKLNYNTHGLRTCVQAVLLVELSKHPHLLLLQVRNSMLKLPGGRVRPGESEIECLRRKLSSNLSAREDDSWEVGECLGMWWRPNFETVIYPFMPPDIKWPKECTKVFLVRLPESRKFIVPKNLKLLAVPLCEVHDNFKTYGRIIAGVPQLLSKFSYNTPDTD; encoded by the exons atgGGACCGACTtgttccttttcctttttctccCTTTCAGTCCCCTCTGGAACAGCCACGTCCTCTGTTTTTTCTCCTCCTTTAATTACTACTAATA TCAAAGGCACTATGGCTGATGATCATAGCTCGTCAATGGCTGGTAGAAATGTTGATGCAGCTCACAGTACTAACGTCTTGGATATTTACCCTCTCAATCATTACTATTTTGCTTCAAAAGAGGCACTTCCCTTCAAGGAAGAGACCTTGACTCAGCGCATCGAACGTCTGAAATTGAA CTACAATACTCATGGACTTAGGACCTGTGTACAAGCTGTGCTTTTG GTTGAGTTGTCCAAACATCCACATTTATTATTATTGCAAGTACGGAATTCCATGTTAAAGCTTCCAGGTGGTCGTGTTAGGCCTGGTGAATCAG AAATTGAATGTCTAAGACGTAAGCTATCAAGTAACCTATCCGCGAGAGAAGATGACAGTTGGGAG GTAGGTGAATGCCTTGGGATGTGGTGGAGACCTAACTTTGAAACAGTGATTTACCCGTTTATGCCGCCTGATATAAAATGGCCAAAG GAGTGCACAAAAGTCTTTCTAGTGAGGTTGCCGGAAAGTCGCAAATTCATTGTACCAAAGAACCTCAAGCTTCTTGCTGTTCCATTGTGTGAAGTTCATGATAATTTCAAG ACATATGGGCGAATAATAGCTGGAGTTCCACAATTGTTGTCGAAGTTCTCCTACAACACACCTGATACTGACTGA
- the LOC107862667 gene encoding deoxycytidylate deaminase isoform X2, producing the protein MNSRELTLVSAAAVIGAFASAMTIRFFFNPKRPSVTDSDSSGVDRSQQRKSSSKNPFDPSKRLGYLSWDDYFMAIAFLSAQRSKDPNRQVGACLVSQNYVILGIGYNGFPRGCSDDKLPWAKKSKNGNPLETKYPYVCHAEVNAILNTNHASAEGQRLYVTMFPCNECAKIIIQSGVSEVIYFVEKRLDGSDTAYVASHKLLSMAGIKVRKHQPQMKEISIKFEEL; encoded by the exons ATGAATTCGAGAGAGCTAACGCTGGTGTCAGCTGCCGCAGTAATTGGCGCCTTTGCTTCTGCTATGACCATTCGCTTCTTCTTCAATCCCAAAAGGCCTTCTGTTACTGACTCGGATAGTTCGGGAGTCGATCGTTCACAGCAACGGAAATCGTCTTCGAAAAACCCATTTGATCCTTCCAAACGATTAGG GTATTTGTCGTGGGATGATTATTTTATGGCGATTGCGTTTTTATCTGCTCAAAGGTCTAAGGATCCAAACAGGCAG GTTGGAGCATGTTTGGTGAGTCAAAATTACGTAATACTAG GCATTGGATACAATGGGTTCCCACGTGGCTGTTCAGATGACAAGCTTCCTTGGGCAAAG AAATCTAAAAATGGGAATCCTTTGGAGACGAAGTATCC TTATGTTTGTCATGCTGAAGTTAATGCCATCCTGAATACAAATCATGCATCTGCTGAAGGACAG AGGCTTTACGTGACAATGTTTCCTTGCAATGAATGCGCAAAGATTATCATTCAA TCTGGTGTTTCAGAGGTTATTTATTTTGTGGAGAAGAGATTAGACGGTTCTGACACGGCTTATGTTGCTTCCCACAAACTTCTGTCAATGGCTGGCATAAAA GTAAGGAAGCATCAACCACAGATGAAAGAGATCTCAATCAAGTTTGAAGAACTATAG
- the LOC107862667 gene encoding deoxycytidylate deaminase isoform X1 yields the protein MNSRELTLVSAAAVIGAFASAMTIRFFFNPKRPSVTDSDSSGVDRSQQRKSSSKNPFDPSKRLGYLSWDDYFMAIAFLSAQRSKDPNRQVGACLVSQNYVILGIGYNGFPRGCSDDKLPWAKKSKNGNPLETKYPSLCSYVCHAEVNAILNTNHASAEGQRLYVTMFPCNECAKIIIQSGVSEVIYFVEKRLDGSDTAYVASHKLLSMAGIKVRKHQPQMKEISIKFEEL from the exons ATGAATTCGAGAGAGCTAACGCTGGTGTCAGCTGCCGCAGTAATTGGCGCCTTTGCTTCTGCTATGACCATTCGCTTCTTCTTCAATCCCAAAAGGCCTTCTGTTACTGACTCGGATAGTTCGGGAGTCGATCGTTCACAGCAACGGAAATCGTCTTCGAAAAACCCATTTGATCCTTCCAAACGATTAGG GTATTTGTCGTGGGATGATTATTTTATGGCGATTGCGTTTTTATCTGCTCAAAGGTCTAAGGATCCAAACAGGCAG GTTGGAGCATGTTTGGTGAGTCAAAATTACGTAATACTAG GCATTGGATACAATGGGTTCCCACGTGGCTGTTCAGATGACAAGCTTCCTTGGGCAAAG AAATCTAAAAATGGGAATCCTTTGGAGACGAAGTATCC TTCTCTTTGCAGTTATGTTTGTCATGCTGAAGTTAATGCCATCCTGAATACAAATCATGCATCTGCTGAAGGACAG AGGCTTTACGTGACAATGTTTCCTTGCAATGAATGCGCAAAGATTATCATTCAA TCTGGTGTTTCAGAGGTTATTTATTTTGTGGAGAAGAGATTAGACGGTTCTGACACGGCTTATGTTGCTTCCCACAAACTTCTGTCAATGGCTGGCATAAAA GTAAGGAAGCATCAACCACAGATGAAAGAGATCTCAATCAAGTTTGAAGAACTATAG